The DNA segment TGAAATCGTGATAGCCCCGCCTGCGAAAGGCAATGTGATCAATGATTTCGCCATCAATAGGAGTGCCGCGACCATAACTGCCGATGAGATGCACCACCGGCGCATCGCCGGAATACAGCCAATGCCCCGGAATTTGTTGGATCTCAAGGGGCCGCTCCCCCTCCTCCAGATCAAAAAGGTCCATAAAAAATTGGCGTGTTGCCGCCAAATGCGCGGTCCGAAGTGTCACATGGTCAAGTTCAATCATTGAAATATCCTTGCCGCCTCTCGCGGTGCTGTCAAAATCATGGGGGCGACCTCCGCCCCCACCTGTCTCTCGGGTGGTTCTTTGGCGCGACCCGGCCTAAGCCGTCACAAGCGGCGCAGACAGGCGGCCAAAACCTTCCTGGCGACGATATTGCGCCGCCGGATAGGCCGCATCGCGTTCCGAAGCGCGGGTCAAACGCGCACATTGTTCTGGTTCAAGCGACCACCCCACGGCCCCAAGATTATCCTCAAGTTGGGCCCGGTTGCGCGCGCCGATGATGACATTCGAAACCGTGGGTTGCCGGGTGAGCCAATTGATCGCCACCTGTGGCACGCTGTGCCCGGTTTCCGCCGCGATCTCAAACAGCACATCCAACACGTCATAGAGCAACGCGTCATCGACCGGCGGGCCCATGGAGGCGGTTTCATGCAATCGGCTGACGGCGGGCACCGTACCTCCACGGCGCAATTTGCCCGTCAAACGGCCCCATCCAAGCGGACTCCAAATCATCGCCCCCACACCCTCATGCGCGCCAAGCGGCATGAGGTCCCATTCATAATCCCGTCCCACCAAAGAGTAATAAACCTGATGCACCACAGGGCGCGGCACGTTCATCTGATCGGCCCGCTCCAAAAGCTGCATAAGCGCCCAACCCGGATAGTTTGAAACCCCCCAATGGATCACTTTGCCGGACCGCACCAACATGTCGATGGTGGTCAAAATCTCCTCAGGCGGGGTGTGGCTGTCATAGGCGTGGAGCTGCAAAATATCGATGCGGTCTGTGCGCAATCTCGTCAAGGCCGCCTCCACCGACCGCACAAGGCGCCCGCGCGACACGCCCCAGTCGTCGGGGCCGTCACCCATCGGCAAGCCCGTCTTGGTCGAGATCAAAACCGCATCCCGCCGTCCCTCAAGGGCCGCCCCAAGAATGCTTTCGGACCGTCCGGCGGAATACACATCCGCCGTGTCAAACAGGGTCACCCCCGCTTCGAGACACAGGTCGATCAATGCGCGCGCCTCATCCACCTCCGTCTGACCCCAATTGGAAAACAGCGGGCCGGTTCCCCCAAAAGTGCCCGCGCCGAAACTCAGAACGGGGACGCGCAGACCGGATTGGCCCAATTGACGATAGTCCATAATAATAGTCCTTTAGAAATGAGGTGTTAGACCGGAACGCGAGCATCGCGGCGCAGTGAGATGGTGCCGAGCAAAAGCGCGGCCAATGGAAACACAGCCGCGGCAAAGGGCAGGTCCTCATATGAAAACCCTGCCGCCAAAAGAGAGCCCCCAACCCATGCGCCAAGCGCGTTGCCCAGATTGAAAGCGGCGATGTTGAAGGAGGCCACAAGGGCTTGGCCCGCGCCGGTGGCCTGTGCCATGACCCAGGCTTGCAGCGGGGCGACCGTGGCAAAGCCCGCAGCCCCAAGCGCAATGGTCAACACAATGGCACTCACCTGCCCCTGCGCCGCAAATCCAAACCCAAACAGCACCAGCGCCAAAACACCCAAACTGCCCAGAACGGTTGGCCCAAGCGCCCGGTCAGCAAAGCGTCCGCCAAGAACATTGCCAAACACCAAGCCACAGCCAAAGCCCAAAAGGATTGGCGACACAGCCGCCTCAGGCAGGCCCGCCGTCCGTGTCAAAAGCGGAGCGATATAGGTAAAGACTGTGAAAACGCCCGCGTAACCCAACACGGTCATCGACAATCCGCGCAACACGCCCCCCCGGCGCAAGACGGTCAAATCTTCGCGCCAATCGCTGATTTCTGTTGGCGCATGGCTGCGCGGCAGCACCGCCGCCATCACCACAGCGGCGACAACACCAATGGCCGCAACCGCGTAAAAGGTCATGCGCCAATCAGTGTGTTGCCCAAGCCATGTGCCAAACGGCACGCCCAAAACATTGGCCAAGGTGAGCCCGGTGAAGACAATGGAAATGGCGGAGGCTTGACGCTCGCGCGACACAAGGCTTTGCGCGACCACTGAGCCGACGCCAAAGAATGTGCCATGGGTCAAGGCGGTGACAATCCGCGCCGCCAAAAGCGTTTGATAGGTTGGCGCCACAGCACAGGCGAGATTCCCGAGGATGAAAATCCCCATCAAAAGCAAAAGAACCTGACGATGCGGCCAGCGCGCGGTCAGGATCGTCAAAATTGGCGCGCCAAACACAACCCCAAGCGCATAGCCAGAAATCAACGTGCCAGCGGTGGCGATGGTGATCGAGAGACTGTCCGCAACGTCAACGAGCAGCCCCATGATGACGAATTCAGTAACCCCGATGCCAAAGGCACCGAGGGCGAGAGCGATGAGAGCAGCTGGCATTTTGGTCCTCCATGGAACGACGATGTCACTCACCCTGTCATGATGGCTGATTTTAGAGTATACCTCTCTAAGGAACAGGATTTATGAAGTGTAGGCACAATGCTTGGAGACCCCGGACGGCTTAGGGCCTTGGAAATTTTCGCACTGGTTGTCGCGGAAGGCAGCTTTTCGGCGGCGGCGCGCGCGTCTGGGTTGACGCCGTCTGCGATCTCGAAAACCATTGCCCGGCTCGAAGAACGCGTCGGGGCTGTGCTCGTCCTGCGCTCAACCCGTGCGCTGACCCTGACCAGTGAAGGCCGGGATTTGCATTTACGGGTGCTTGAAATTCTGGCCGCCCTTCACACCGCAGAGCGTGAAGCCGGAGCGGGACGGACCCCAGCCGGGCCGGTGCATATCACCACATCGGCCTCTTATGCCCAACACCGGCTGTATCCGATCCTCCCCGATTTGATCGCCAAATATCCGCAACTCTCCATCACGGTCAGCCAGACTGACCATGTCGTTGATCTGATCGAGGCCCAGGCCGATCTTGCCATCCGCGCCGGGGAGATGCCCTCTTCGGCTCTTGTCGCGCGCACCTTAGGCGCCTCACAGCGGTTGGTCGTTGCCGCCCCCGCCTATCTGGCGCGCGCCGGGATGCCGCAATGTCTGGAAGATTTGGCGGGATGCACACTGATCGGATTTGCCTATCGACGCAAAAGCAAACCCTGGCCTTTTGCGCTCAACGGCGAGGTGATGGACCTCAACGCCGACCCGCGCCTTCAGGCCAGCGATGGCGAAGGGGTGCGGCACATGGCCTTGAGCGGTCTTGGCCTTGCCCGGCTGGCTCGGTTCACCATCGAAGATGACCTGAAAGCCGGTCGTTTGGTCGAGGTTTTGCCAAGTTATAATCCGGGCGATTTGGAGCCATTTCATGCGGTCCGGCTCGGCATCGGCAGTGCCGTACCGGCGCGCATTCGGGTGCTTCTCGA comes from the Celeribacter baekdonensis genome and includes:
- a CDS encoding glyoxalase, which gives rise to MIELDHVTLRTAHLAATRQFFMDLFDLEEGERPLEIQQIPGHWLYSGDAPVVHLIGSYGRGTPIDGEIIDHIAFRRRGYHDFIARLKARRLPYSCMSLKGLAEHRVFLRAPGGHLIETVFRGEDARRAFDDLGLEPTYG
- a CDS encoding aldo/keto reductase, which translates into the protein MDYRQLGQSGLRVPVLSFGAGTFGGTGPLFSNWGQTEVDEARALIDLCLEAGVTLFDTADVYSAGRSESILGAALEGRRDAVLISTKTGLPMGDGPDDWGVSRGRLVRSVEAALTRLRTDRIDILQLHAYDSHTPPEEILTTIDMLVRSGKVIHWGVSNYPGWALMQLLERADQMNVPRPVVHQVYYSLVGRDYEWDLMPLGAHEGVGAMIWSPLGWGRLTGKLRRGGTVPAVSRLHETASMGPPVDDALLYDVLDVLFEIAAETGHSVPQVAINWLTRQPTVSNVIIGARNRAQLEDNLGAVGWSLEPEQCARLTRASERDAAYPAAQYRRQEGFGRLSAPLVTA
- a CDS encoding MFS transporter, with the translated sequence MPAALIALALGAFGIGVTEFVIMGLLVDVADSLSITIATAGTLISGYALGVVFGAPILTILTARWPHRQVLLLLMGIFILGNLACAVAPTYQTLLAARIVTALTHGTFFGVGSVVAQSLVSRERQASAISIVFTGLTLANVLGVPFGTWLGQHTDWRMTFYAVAAIGVVAAVVMAAVLPRSHAPTEISDWREDLTVLRRGGVLRGLSMTVLGYAGVFTVFTYIAPLLTRTAGLPEAAVSPILLGFGCGLVFGNVLGGRFADRALGPTVLGSLGVLALVLFGFGFAAQGQVSAIVLTIALGAAGFATVAPLQAWVMAQATGAGQALVASFNIAAFNLGNALGAWVGGSLLAAGFSYEDLPFAAAVFPLAALLLGTISLRRDARVPV
- a CDS encoding LysR family transcriptional regulator — protein: MLGDPGRLRALEIFALVVAEGSFSAAARASGLTPSAISKTIARLEERVGAVLVLRSTRALTLTSEGRDLHLRVLEILAALHTAEREAGAGRTPAGPVHITTSASYAQHRLYPILPDLIAKYPQLSITVSQTDHVVDLIEAQADLAIRAGEMPSSALVARTLGASQRLVVAAPAYLARAGMPQCLEDLAGCTLIGFAYRRKSKPWPFALNGEVMDLNADPRLQASDGEGVRHMALSGLGLARLARFTIEDDLKAGRLVEVLPSYNPGDLEPFHAVRLGIGSAVPARIRVLLDYLARYGRVDQPSPRRDDA